The Euleptes europaea isolate rEulEur1 chromosome 19, rEulEur1.hap1, whole genome shotgun sequence genome includes a window with the following:
- the CLUH gene encoding clustered mitochondria protein homolog: MVLTNGDSLHESQKEEPKQNGHKEPSHTEEGNDQEVIVIQDTGFTVKIHAPGVEPFPLQVSPQEMVQEIHQVLMDREDTCHRTCFSLQLDGNVLDNFAELKTIEGLQEGSLLKVVEEPYTVREARIHVRHIRDLLKSLDPSDAFNGVDCNSLSFLSVFTEGDLGDSGKRKKRATEMEQIDCTPPEHILPGGKERPLCPLQPQNRDWKPLQCLKVLTMSGWNPPPGNRKMHGDLMYLYVITVEDRHVSITASTRGFYLNQSTAYNFNPKPANPSFLSHSLVELLNQISPTFKKNFATLQKKRVQRHPFERIATPFQVYSWTAPLAEHAMDCVRAEDAYTSRLGYEEHIPGQTRDWNEELQTTRELPRKNLPERLLRERAIFKVHSDFTAAATRGAMAVIDGNVMAINPSEETKMQMFIWNNIFFSLGFDVRDHYKDFGGDVAAYVAPTNDLNGVRTYNAVDVEGLYTLGTVVVDYRGYRVTAQSIIPGILEREQEQSVVYGSIDFGKTVVSHPKYLELLEKTSRPLKIQKHQVLNDRSEEVELCSSVECKGIIGNDGRHYILDLLRTFPPDLNFLPVEGEEMPEECQKMGFPKLHRHKLCCLRQELVDAFVEHRYLLFMKLAALQLMQQKANKQESSSGSLENGSGPTHPFPESGMEDGKESPLGEGKAEENVAGLDQVKELTETIASDDGAVDPKSREVIQNACKAVGSISSMSFDIRFNPDIFSPGVRFPESSKDQIRDQKQLLKDAAAFLVSYQIPGLIKDCLDHTMLPMDGATLAEAMHQRGINMRYLGKVVDFITKTPARTQLDHVYKIGITELITRSAKHIFKTYLQGVELSGLSAAISHFLNCFLSSFPNPVAHLPTDELISKKKNKRRKNRNLGNADNTAWASMSPQELWRSICAEAKAYFNFDLECESADQAGEEYSLQKTTLLREISLKTGIQILLKEYNFDNRHKPTFTEEDILNIFPVVKHVNPKASDAFHFFQSGQAKVQQGFLKEGCELISEALNLFNNVYGAMHVEICACLRLLARLNYIMGDYSEALSNQQKAVLMSERVLGIEHPNTIQEYMHLALYCFANSQLSTALNLLYRARYLMLLVFGEDHPEMALLDNNIGLVLHGVMEYDLSLRFLENALLINSKYHGAKSLKVALSHHLVARVYESKAEFRSALQHEKEGYTIYKNQLGEHHEKTKESSEYLKYLTQQAVALQRTMNEIYKNGSNANIMPLKFTAPSMASVLEQLNIINGILFIPLSQKDLENLKAEVQRRQQLQEALKSGDQLESEEKSPPEKASEPSLPLAEAP, from the exons ATGGTCCTGACAAATGGCGACAGTTTGCACGAAAGCCAGAAGGAGGAACCCAAGCAGAACGGCCACAAAGAGCCCAGCCACACAGAAGAGGGCAACGACCAAGAGGTCATCGTCATCCAGGACACGGGCTTCACCGTGAAAATCCATGCGCCGGGAGTGGAGCCGTTTCCGTTGCAA GTCTCCCCCCAAGAGATGGTCCAGGAGATCCACCAAGTTTTGATGGATCGTGAGGACACCTGCCACCGGACTTGCTTCTCCCTGCAGCTGGACGGCAACGTCCTGGATAACTTTGCCGAGCTGAAGACAATCGAAGGGCTTCAGGAGGGCTCCTTGCTGAAAGTAGTGGAAG agcCATACACAGTCCGAGAAGCCCGGATACACGTCCGTCACATCCGGGACCTTCTGAAGAGCCTCGATCCCTCGGACGCTTTCAATGGCGTGGACTGTAACTCACTGTCGTTCCTCAGCGTCTTCACAGAAGGAGATCTGGGAG ACAGTGGCAAGCGAAAGAAGAGAGCTACTGAAATGGAGCAGATTGACTGCACCCCCCCAGAACATATCCtgcctggtggcaaagagagaccccTCTGTCCCCTCCAGCCCCAGAACAGAGACTGGAAG cctctgCAGTGCCTAAAGGTTTTGACCATGAGTGGCTGGAACCCCCCGCCAGGCAACCGCAAAATGCACGGAGACCTCATGTACCTGTATGTCATCACAGTGGAAGACCGGCACGTCAGCATCACAGCATCCACCCGAGGGTTTTACCTCAATCA GTCTACGGCATACAACTTCAACCCCAAGCCAGCCAACCCGAGCTTCCTAAGCCATTCCCTGGTAGAGCTGCTAAACCAGATCAgccccacctttaaaaaaaacttcgcCACCCTGCAGAAGAAACG GGTTCAGAGGCACCCGTTTGAGCGGATAGCCACCCCCTTCCAAGTGTACAGCTGGACGGCTCCCCTGGCTGAGCACGCCATGGACTGTGTGAGGGCCGAAGACGCCTATACCTCCCGGCTGGGCTATGAGGAGCACATCCCAGGCCAG ACCAGAGATTGGAACGAAGAACTGCAAACCACCAGAGAACTGCCACGTAAAAACCTGCCGGAGAGGCTGCTGAGGGAACGGGCCATTTTTAAG GTCCACAGCGACTTCACGGCAGCCGCCACAAGAGGTGCGATGGCCGTCATAGATGGGAACGTGATGGCCATCAACCCCAGTGAGGAGACCAAGATGCAGATGTTCATCTGGAACAATATCTTCTTCAGCTTGGGCTTTGACGTCCGTGACCACTACAAGGACTTTGGCGGGGACGTCGCCGCCTATGTGGCCCCGACCAATGACCTCAACGGGGTCCGGACGTACAATGCGGTGGACGTTGAGGGGCTGTACACGCTGGGAACTGTGGTAGTCGACTACAGAGGCTACCGGGTGACGGCCCAGTCTATCATCCCGGGCATCCTGGAGCGCGAGCAGGAGCAGAGCGTGGTCTACGGCTCGATAGACTTCGGCAAGACGGTCGTTTCTCACCCCAAGTATCTGGAGCTGCTGGAGAAGACCAGTCGGCCCTTGAAGATCCAGAAGCACCAGGTGCTGAATGACAGGAGTGAGGAGGTGGAGCTGTGCTCCTCGGTGGAATGCAAAGGCATCATTGGCAATGACGGGCGCCACTACATTCTTGACCTACTCCGCACTTTCCCCCCGGACCTGAACTTTTTGCCCGTGGAGGGAGAGGAGATGCCCGAAGAGTGTCAGAAAATGGGCTTCCCCAAACTGCACCGGCACAAGCTTTGCTGCCTCCGGCAAGAGCTGGTGGACGCTTTTGTGGAGCACAG GTATCTCCTGTTCATGAAGCTGGCCGCCCTGCAGCTCATGCAGCAGAAGGCCAACAAGCAGGAGAGCAGCAGCGGCTCCCTGGAAAACGGCAGCGGCCCCACACACCCCTTTCCAGAGAGCGGGATGGAGGATGGGAaggagtccccattgggagagGGCAAGGCGGAAGAGAACGTGGCTGGGCTGGACCAGGTGAAGGAGCTCACGGAGACCATAGCGTCCGACGATGGAGCGG TGGACCCCAAAAGCAGGGAGGTGATTCAGAATGCCTGCAAGGCCGTTGGCTCCATCAGCAGCATGTCCTTTGATATTCGCTTTAATCCAGACATCTTCTCCCCAG GGGTCCGCTTTCCTGAATCGAGCAAAGACCAGATCCGGGATCAGAAGCAGTTGCTGAAGGATGCAGCAGCTTTCCTTGTGTCGTACCAAATTCCAGGCTTG ATCAAAGACTGCCTTGACCACACCATGCTGCCAATGGATGGCGCCACCTTGGCAGAAGCCATGCACCAGCGGGGCATCAACatgcgctacctgggcaaagtggTTGACTTCATCACCAAGACCCCTGCCCGGACTCAGCTGGATCACGTCTAT AAAATAGGTATCACGGAACTGATCACTCGGTCGGCCAAGCACATCTTCAAGACATACCTTCAG GGAGTGGAGCTGTCCGGTTTGTCAGCCGCCATCAGCCACTTCCTCAACTGCTTCTTGAGTTCCTTCCCGAACCCGGTTGCTCACCTTCCCACGGACGAGCTGATctccaagaagaagaacaagaggagaaAAAACCGGAACTTAGGCAACGCTGACAACACCGCCTGGGCCAGCATGAGCCCCCAGGAGCTGTGGAGGAGCATTTGTGCAGAAGCCAAGGCTTACTTCAACTTCGACCTGGAATG TGAGAGTGCTGACCAGGCAGGGGAGGAGTACAGTCTGCAGAAGACCACCCTCCTTCGTGAGATCTCCCTCAAAACTGGAATCCAG ATCCTGCTGAAAGAGTACAATTTTGATAACCGGCACAAACCGACCTTCACTGAGGAGGACATCTTGAACATCTTTCCCGTTGTCAAACACGTCAATCCCAAAGCCTCCGATGCATTTCACTTCTTCCAGAGTGGGCAAGCAAAAGTCCAGCAAG GTTTCTTGAAAGAGGGCTGTGAGCTCATCAGTGAAGCCTTAAACCTGTTCAACAACGTGTACGGCGCGATGCACGTGGAGATCTGTGCCTGCCTGCGGCTCCTGGCGCGCCTGAATTACATCATGGGAGACTACTCAGAG GCCTTAAGTAATCAACAGAAAGCGGTGCTCATGAGCGAGAGGGTGCTCGGCATTGAGCACCCCAACACCATTCAAGAATAT ATGCACCTTGcattgtattgctttgcaaacagCCAGCTCTCCACGGCGCTCAACCTACTGTATCGCGCCCGCTACCTCATGCTCTTGGTGTTTGGAGAAGATCACCCAGAAATGGCCCTCTTGGAT AACAATATTGGACTGGTCCTCCACGGGGTGATGGAGTATGACCTCTCTCTCCGGTTCCTGGAGAACGCGCTGCTGATCAACTCAAAGTACCATGGCGCCAAATCCCTGAAAGTGGCACTCAG CCACCACTTGGTCGCCCGCGTGTACGAGAGCAAAGCTGAGTTCCGGTCGGCTCTGCAGCACGAGAAGGAAGGCTACACAATCTACAAAAATCAG